From one Magnolia sinica isolate HGM2019 chromosome 18, MsV1, whole genome shotgun sequence genomic stretch:
- the LOC131232527 gene encoding uncharacterized protein LOC131232527: MVLDVSTTTPTCGSTPLTCRGCNKVGHVVAQCKEWCAYCRRTGHSIQDCRTRAYASSFGRGRGGRGCGRGRALSGTAATISSEPSVSDSACTISVEGLSSPLTLAMLQQIIQALSVAGMSGSGNGEGTWDG; this comes from the exons atggtgcttgatgtgtccaccactacaccaacatgtggttccactcctttgacttgtcgcggctgcaacaaggtgggtcatgttgtcgctcaatgcaaagaatggtgcgcttattgtcgacggactggtcatagtattcaggactgccgtacacgtgcctatgcatcttcttttggccgtggacgtggtggtcgtggttgtggccgtggtcgtgctctttctggtactgctgccactatttcttctgaGCCGTCTGTTAGTGATTCTGCATGTACTATTTCTgttgaaggtctttcatcacctttgactcttgcgatgctccagcaaatcattcaggccctttctgtggccggtatgtcag gatctggcaacggggaaggtacttgggatgggtaA